From a region of the Microterricola gilva genome:
- a CDS encoding alpha/beta hydrolase yields MTALSLDADAVLWSANEHDRADRPLLVLLHGYGSNEADLFDLAPYLPLEPVIASVRAPLPMGPGHAWFPLGAQPGVPDPQTVTDAARGVLAWLDGLTVQPTSVGLLGFSQGGAMALQLLRLAPSRFDYAVVLAGFQAGGQQAGDTELGASRPPVFWGRGTADPVISAAAIDRTQAWLPDHSTLTERIYEGLGHSVSQAELADTVAFLRERYAAAPRS; encoded by the coding sequence ATGACCGCTCTCTCGCTCGACGCCGACGCCGTTCTCTGGTCGGCCAACGAACACGACCGCGCCGACCGGCCGCTGCTCGTGCTCCTGCATGGCTACGGCTCGAACGAGGCCGATCTCTTCGACCTCGCGCCCTATCTGCCGCTCGAACCCGTGATCGCCTCCGTGCGCGCGCCCCTCCCGATGGGGCCGGGGCACGCCTGGTTCCCGTTGGGCGCCCAGCCCGGCGTCCCCGATCCGCAGACGGTGACGGATGCCGCCCGCGGCGTGCTCGCCTGGCTCGACGGTCTCACGGTGCAGCCCACCTCCGTCGGCCTGCTCGGCTTCTCGCAGGGCGGCGCGATGGCGCTGCAACTGCTGCGGCTGGCGCCATCGCGCTTCGACTACGCGGTCGTGCTCGCCGGCTTCCAGGCCGGCGGCCAGCAGGCGGGCGACACCGAACTCGGAGCCAGCAGGCCGCCGGTGTTCTGGGGGCGCGGCACGGCAGACCCGGTCATCTCGGCGGCGGCGATCGACCGCACCCAGGCGTGGCTGCCCGACCACAGCACGCTCACCGAGCGCATCTACGAGGGGCTCGGGCACTCCGTGTCGCAGGCCGAACTGGCCGACACGGTCGCATTCCTGCGCGAGCGCTACGCAGCCGCGCCACGCAGCTAG
- a CDS encoding GNAT family N-acetyltransferase, protein MDQSGWSEEHQAERHVMSESSPVQPAVGGPVLFSERLRLRPVTLDDTAAVQSYRGRDDVVRYLTHDPLSLDATRARMRVSVEHWRRYPADWFNANFAAELPAGGAESDGKRVPGAGRVIGDLRAWNLELDASGPATESADVFWIGYAFHPDMQGKGYAREAAARMVRWLFDERSARELRAIAWTPNTASIMLLEKLGFRIFRELPAELEEHPKKLPAVHLRLMRSDWAAAQHKHATRQSTSRTQTEES, encoded by the coding sequence ATGGATCAGTCAGGATGGAGCGAGGAGCACCAGGCAGAAAGGCACGTGATGAGCGAGAGCAGCCCCGTTCAGCCGGCTGTCGGCGGCCCGGTCCTGTTCAGTGAACGGCTGCGCCTGCGGCCCGTCACGCTCGACGACACGGCGGCCGTGCAGAGCTACCGTGGGCGTGACGACGTCGTGCGCTACCTCACCCACGACCCGCTCTCGCTCGACGCGACCCGTGCCAGGATGCGCGTCTCCGTCGAACACTGGCGGCGCTATCCGGCCGACTGGTTCAACGCCAACTTCGCGGCGGAGTTGCCGGCCGGTGGCGCCGAGAGCGACGGCAAGCGAGTTCCGGGCGCCGGCCGCGTGATCGGCGATCTGCGGGCATGGAACCTCGAGCTCGACGCCAGCGGCCCGGCCACGGAGAGCGCCGACGTCTTCTGGATCGGCTACGCCTTCCACCCCGACATGCAGGGCAAGGGCTACGCGCGCGAGGCCGCCGCCCGCATGGTGCGCTGGCTCTTCGACGAGCGCTCGGCGCGCGAGCTGCGCGCCATCGCCTGGACCCCCAACACGGCGTCGATCATGCTGCTTGAGAAGCTCGGATTCCGCATCTTCCGTGAACTCCCAGCAGAGCTTGAGGAGCACCCCAAGAAGCTGCCTGCCGTGCACCTGCGCCTCATGCGCTCCGACTGGGCGGCCGCCCAGCACAAGCACGCCACCCGGCAGAGCACCAGCCGAACACAGACAGAGGAATCATGA
- a CDS encoding NUDIX hydrolase family protein: MSVRTPDPDPEWTPDSEPPRSAVPSPGWLSDLELAEIRERLPLLYVEAVPVRVDGLGQVTELGVLLRATAIGEMTRTLVSGRVMYGETVRDALFRHLEKDLGPMAFPQLPLSPVPFSVAEYFPMPGLSAFHDDRQHAVSLVYVVPVTGTCEPRQDALELTWMTPEEAASDAVSAEMEGGRGVLLRQALAAVGALR; the protein is encoded by the coding sequence ATGAGCGTGCGCACACCTGATCCCGACCCAGAGTGGACACCGGATTCCGAACCGCCCCGCTCCGCGGTGCCGTCGCCGGGCTGGCTGAGCGATCTGGAGCTCGCCGAGATCCGCGAGCGGCTGCCGCTGCTCTACGTCGAGGCCGTTCCCGTGCGGGTGGACGGGCTCGGCCAGGTGACGGAGCTCGGCGTGCTGCTGCGGGCGACCGCGATCGGCGAGATGACGCGCACCCTCGTCTCCGGCCGGGTGATGTACGGCGAGACCGTGCGCGATGCGCTGTTCCGGCACCTGGAGAAGGACCTCGGCCCGATGGCGTTCCCGCAGCTGCCACTCAGCCCCGTGCCGTTCTCTGTGGCCGAATACTTTCCGATGCCCGGTCTCTCCGCCTTCCACGACGACCGCCAGCACGCCGTCTCGCTGGTCTACGTCGTGCCCGTCACCGGCACCTGCGAACCGCGGCAGGACGCGCTCGAGCTCACCTGGATGACGCCGGAGGAGGCGGCATCCGACGCCGTCAGCGCCGAGATGGAGGGCGGTCGCGGCGTGCTGCTTCGCCAGGCGCTCGCCGCGGTCGGCGCCCTGCGCTGA
- a CDS encoding dihydrofolate reductase family protein, with product MAKLIYDGICSLDGFTADAHGNFDFAMPDAEVHRFVNDYSRSIRTYLFGRRMYEVMTFWNSVDEETELPDYIKEYTSVWRAADKIVYTRTLTEPAGPRTRFERRFDVATIKDMKAASDHDIGIGGPTLASHALRAGLVDEVRMLISPIILGAGLHMFPADVRHTLKLIDERRFAGGVVYLSYAVTG from the coding sequence ATGGCCAAGTTGATCTACGACGGCATCTGCTCGCTCGACGGCTTCACCGCCGACGCGCACGGCAACTTCGACTTCGCGATGCCGGATGCCGAGGTGCACCGTTTCGTGAACGACTACTCGCGCTCCATCCGCACCTACCTGTTCGGACGCCGCATGTACGAGGTGATGACGTTCTGGAACTCGGTGGACGAGGAGACGGAGCTCCCGGACTACATCAAGGAGTACACCTCGGTCTGGCGGGCCGCAGACAAGATCGTGTACACGCGCACCCTGACGGAGCCGGCCGGCCCCCGCACCCGCTTCGAGCGCCGCTTCGACGTGGCCACGATCAAGGACATGAAGGCGGCATCCGACCACGACATCGGCATCGGCGGGCCGACGCTCGCCTCGCACGCGCTGCGCGCCGGCCTCGTCGACGAGGTGCGGATGCTCATCTCGCCGATCATCCTCGGCGCCGGGCTCCACATGTTCCCCGCCGACGTCCGGCACACGCTCAAGCTCATCGATGAGCGCCGCTTCGCCGGCGGCGTCGTGTACCTGAGCTACGCCGTGACGGGCTGA
- a CDS encoding 3-methyladenine DNA glycosylase: MQAAPASAAPRTLSYAEWRALEAAHEARADALTAGRRERAERGEKHPVEDFLHTYYPTRISALRRWHPGTGVLLEGADERADWRWYRAAPAAPGAVAVDAHAFIEARAASVDFIALLLSRTAERTARFGCFGLHEWAMVYRQGEHRHQAPLRLGQAGTDAVVEAANISCTHFDAYRFFTPEAAPLNALAPSRDNQPELEQPGCLHAGMDLFKWATKLGPLVPGELLLDSFELARDIRWLDMQASPYDVSAWGADAVAIETPEGKAEYVRAQRGFTERGNALRARLVAAVTRARAAA, from the coding sequence GTGCAAGCGGCGCCCGCGTCGGCCGCGCCGCGCACGCTGTCGTACGCGGAGTGGCGCGCGCTCGAGGCCGCGCACGAAGCGCGGGCCGACGCGCTGACCGCTGGACGCCGCGAGCGTGCCGAACGCGGCGAGAAGCACCCGGTCGAGGACTTCCTCCACACCTACTACCCGACCCGCATCTCGGCGCTGCGGCGCTGGCACCCCGGAACGGGTGTCCTGCTGGAGGGCGCGGACGAGCGGGCAGACTGGCGCTGGTATCGCGCGGCACCGGCAGCCCCCGGCGCCGTCGCCGTCGACGCGCACGCCTTCATCGAGGCGCGGGCGGCCAGTGTCGACTTCATCGCGCTGCTGCTCAGCCGAACGGCCGAGCGTACCGCGCGCTTCGGCTGCTTCGGCCTGCACGAGTGGGCGATGGTCTACCGGCAGGGCGAGCACCGCCACCAGGCGCCGCTCCGACTCGGCCAGGCCGGCACCGACGCCGTCGTCGAGGCGGCCAACATCAGCTGCACGCACTTCGACGCCTACCGCTTCTTCACCCCGGAGGCCGCGCCGCTGAACGCGCTCGCGCCGAGCCGCGACAACCAGCCGGAGCTCGAGCAGCCCGGCTGCCTGCACGCAGGAATGGACCTGTTCAAGTGGGCGACCAAGCTCGGCCCGCTGGTGCCGGGGGAGCTGCTGCTCGACAGCTTCGAGCTGGCCCGAGACATCCGCTGGCTCGACATGCAGGCATCGCCGTACGACGTGAGCGCGTGGGGCGCCGATGCGGTCGCGATCGAGACGCCGGAGGGCAAGGCCGAGTACGTGCGCGCCCAGCGCGGCTTCACGGAGCGCGGCAACGCGCTGCGCGCGCGGTTGGTGGCGGCGGTCACCCGCGCCCGCGCCGCGGCCTAG
- a CDS encoding nucleoside hydrolase, whose protein sequence is MPTIPVILDVDTGVDDALAILFAVKHPDIDVLAITCVAGNASLEQVVDNTLKILDVADAPAIPVAAGALRPLIEPARSASHVHGADGLGGIQLPATARVAETVSAVELMRRTIMDAERPVTLVALAPQTNLALLLRTHPEVAEKLERIVFMGGSASVGNATAVAEFNVWHDPEAAAIVLGSGVPTFMYGLDVFNQVAVEQDAAAAIAAGDDAVGRIVGALLGNRVALSEDATAQYTGLIGDAGAVCALVEPETLRIENRPVRIELGGYGRGQTIVDMRVYGGEDLLHGLAEEWTNIDIALDVDAPRYAELFLETLGLK, encoded by the coding sequence ATGCCTACGATTCCCGTCATCCTCGACGTCGACACCGGCGTCGACGACGCCCTCGCCATCCTCTTCGCCGTGAAGCACCCCGACATCGACGTGCTCGCCATCACCTGCGTGGCAGGCAACGCCTCGCTCGAACAGGTCGTCGACAACACCCTCAAGATCCTGGATGTCGCGGACGCCCCCGCGATCCCCGTTGCGGCCGGTGCGCTGCGCCCGCTGATCGAGCCCGCGCGTTCGGCCTCCCACGTGCACGGAGCCGACGGCCTCGGCGGCATCCAGCTGCCGGCGACCGCCCGCGTCGCCGAGACGGTGAGCGCCGTCGAGCTGATGCGCCGCACGATCATGGACGCCGAGCGCCCCGTGACCCTCGTGGCCCTGGCTCCGCAGACCAATCTGGCACTGCTGCTGCGCACCCACCCCGAGGTGGCCGAGAAGCTCGAGCGCATCGTGTTCATGGGCGGCTCGGCATCCGTCGGCAATGCGACGGCCGTCGCCGAGTTCAACGTCTGGCACGATCCAGAGGCCGCGGCCATCGTGCTCGGCTCCGGCGTGCCCACCTTCATGTACGGCCTCGACGTGTTCAACCAGGTCGCGGTCGAGCAGGATGCCGCGGCCGCCATTGCCGCGGGCGATGACGCCGTCGGCCGCATCGTCGGCGCGCTGCTCGGCAACCGTGTCGCCCTCAGCGAGGATGCGACCGCCCAGTACACCGGCCTGATCGGCGACGCCGGCGCGGTGTGCGCACTCGTCGAGCCGGAGACGCTCCGCATCGAAAACCGCCCGGTGCGGATCGAGCTCGGCGGATATGGCCGCGGCCAGACGATCGTCGACATGCGCGTCTACGGCGGAGAGGACCTCCTGCACGGCCTCGCCGAGGAGTGGACGAACATCGACATCGCCCTCGACGTCGACGCCCCGCGCTACGCGGAGCTGTTCCTGGAGACGCTCGGCCTCAAGTAA
- a CDS encoding GNAT family N-acetyltransferase, translating into MSTNAVAEAVIRPVRDVDAEALGRVHAQCWHETYDHLISEATLANLSPRRMAELWTHWMSQGPDHHLYVALVEGEIVGFVGSGPARDDDAPRERELYFIYLLDAFHGTGIGQKLFDAACEARPGYLWVAEDNPRAHGFYKRNGFVPDGATQLQPFLGEEIKEVRLVR; encoded by the coding sequence ATGAGCACCAATGCAGTTGCCGAAGCAGTTATCCGCCCCGTTCGTGATGTCGACGCCGAAGCGCTCGGCCGCGTCCACGCCCAGTGCTGGCACGAGACCTACGACCACCTGATCAGCGAGGCGACCCTCGCCAATCTCTCCCCCCGCCGCATGGCCGAGCTCTGGACGCACTGGATGAGCCAGGGCCCGGACCACCACCTCTACGTCGCACTCGTCGAAGGCGAGATCGTCGGCTTCGTCGGCTCGGGGCCGGCCCGCGACGACGACGCCCCGCGCGAGCGCGAGCTGTACTTCATCTACCTGCTCGACGCCTTCCACGGCACCGGCATCGGCCAGAAGCTCTTCGACGCCGCCTGCGAGGCGCGCCCCGGCTACCTCTGGGTCGCCGAGGACAACCCCCGCGCGCACGGCTTCTACAAGCGCAACGGCTTCGTGCCCGACGGCGCCACCCAGCTGCAGCCGTTCCTCGGCGAGGAGATCAAAGAGGTACGCCTGGTGCGCTGA
- a CDS encoding DUF4232 domain-containing protein → MSSDNGTPEPDAQNPTEAAGGPPSSRRTLIIVGVIASVAILGLLIALVWALATRPATAPPTTIPSASVSPSPTPSPSASATPTATATSTPDAATCTVDELTLSLGQSDGGAGSTVVPIIFANSGTRDCELEGFPGVSLVGDENGTQLGAAAAEDDSVPIEAFTLAPGDTVQALVTVTNAGNYDTCGSETADGFRVYPPHSVDAVFVPTTAYAPCTDDSVELMRTTPVQAG, encoded by the coding sequence ATGAGTTCCGACAACGGCACGCCTGAACCGGACGCACAGAACCCGACCGAGGCGGCCGGCGGGCCACCGTCGTCCCGGCGCACTCTCATCATCGTCGGGGTGATCGCCTCCGTCGCCATCCTCGGGCTACTCATCGCCTTGGTCTGGGCGCTGGCGACCCGGCCGGCGACAGCCCCGCCGACGACGATCCCGTCGGCATCCGTCAGCCCGTCGCCGACTCCGAGCCCGTCCGCCTCGGCAACCCCGACGGCGACCGCGACCTCCACACCGGATGCCGCAACCTGCACGGTCGACGAGCTCACGCTGAGCCTCGGGCAGTCCGACGGCGGCGCCGGCAGCACCGTCGTGCCGATCATCTTCGCGAACTCCGGCACGCGCGACTGTGAGCTCGAGGGCTTCCCCGGTGTCTCCCTCGTCGGCGACGAGAACGGCACCCAGCTGGGCGCGGCGGCCGCCGAGGACGACTCCGTGCCGATCGAGGCCTTCACACTGGCACCGGGCGACACCGTGCAGGCCCTCGTCACCGTGACCAACGCGGGCAACTACGACACGTGCGGCAGCGAGACCGCAGACGGATTCCGCGTGTATCCCCCGCACTCGGTCGACGCCGTGTTCGTTCCGACCACCGCGTACGCCCCGTGCACCGACGACTCCGTTGAGCTCATGCGCACGACCCCGGTGCAGGCGGGGTAG
- a CDS encoding DEAD/DEAH box helicase — translation MSEITFASLGLPAPLVAVLAADGKTEPFPIQADTLPDTLAGRDVLGRGKTGSGKTIAFALPMVARLGGVLSGGKRRPGRPLGLILAPTRELATQITATLSPLADAYGLKTTTIFGGISQARQVAALRDGVDIVVACPGRLEDLMKQGFVTLDAVEITVLDEADHMADLGFLPVVTRILNKTPNNGQRLLFSATLDNGVDKLVRQFLHNEVLHSVDEANSPVAAMTHHVFEVSDVDAKNELVKTLASGTGRRILFMRTKHHAKKLAKKLTEQGIPSVDLHGNLSQPQRDRNLAAFADGSARVLVATDVAARGVHVDNVELVVHVDPPMEHKAYLHRSGRTARAGSEGDVVTVIIPGQKRDLQQLMRKADINVTIQTVTPNAPAVSALVGEVAAYVKPVPVEARQQQGGGGRSQGANAQRKRALRDGGDVAGGRGAGSGEGRPRRDRSGRPAGSSSSDSSRGGSAGGGRGGRDGGNGRDGASRSSQGERSGAARNSSAQGGRGRSAQGERSASGSQGGRSGGLQVGSLVRGSAQGRGPRRAQG, via the coding sequence TTGTCTGAAATCACCTTTGCTTCGCTCGGCCTCCCGGCCCCGCTCGTCGCCGTTCTCGCGGCCGACGGCAAGACCGAGCCGTTCCCCATCCAGGCGGACACGCTGCCTGACACCCTCGCCGGCCGCGACGTGCTCGGCCGCGGAAAGACCGGCTCCGGCAAGACCATCGCGTTCGCGCTGCCCATGGTCGCCCGCCTCGGCGGCGTGCTCTCCGGCGGCAAGCGCCGCCCGGGTCGCCCGCTCGGCCTGATCCTCGCTCCGACCCGCGAGCTGGCCACGCAGATCACCGCGACCCTCTCCCCGCTGGCCGACGCCTACGGCCTGAAGACCACCACGATCTTCGGCGGCATCTCACAGGCCCGCCAGGTTGCGGCCCTCCGCGACGGCGTCGACATCGTCGTCGCCTGCCCCGGCCGCCTCGAGGACCTGATGAAGCAGGGCTTCGTCACCCTCGACGCCGTGGAGATCACCGTGCTCGACGAGGCCGACCACATGGCCGACCTCGGCTTCCTGCCCGTTGTCACCCGCATCCTGAACAAGACCCCGAACAACGGCCAGCGCCTGCTGTTCTCCGCCACCCTCGACAACGGCGTGGACAAGCTGGTCCGCCAGTTCCTGCACAACGAGGTCCTGCACTCGGTCGACGAGGCGAACTCCCCCGTCGCCGCGATGACCCACCACGTCTTCGAGGTGTCGGATGTCGACGCCAAGAACGAGCTCGTCAAGACGCTCGCCTCCGGCACCGGCCGCCGCATCCTCTTCATGCGCACCAAGCACCACGCCAAGAAGCTGGCTAAGAAGCTCACCGAGCAGGGCATTCCCTCCGTTGACCTGCACGGTAACCTCTCGCAGCCGCAGCGTGACCGCAACCTGGCCGCCTTCGCCGACGGCTCGGCCCGCGTGCTCGTTGCCACCGACGTCGCAGCCCGCGGCGTGCACGTGGACAACGTGGAGCTCGTCGTGCACGTCGACCCGCCCATGGAGCACAAGGCGTACCTGCACCGCTCCGGCCGCACGGCTCGCGCCGGCAGCGAGGGTGATGTCGTTACGGTCATCATCCCCGGCCAGAAGCGCGACCTGCAGCAGCTCATGCGCAAGGCCGACATCAACGTCACGATCCAGACGGTCACCCCGAACGCCCCGGCCGTCTCCGCGCTCGTCGGCGAGGTTGCCGCCTACGTCAAGCCGGTCCCGGTCGAAGCACGCCAGCAGCAGGGTGGCGGTGGCCGTTCGCAGGGCGCCAACGCCCAGCGCAAGCGCGCGCTGCGTGACGGCGGCGACGTGGCCGGTGGCCGCGGTGCGGGTTCCGGCGAGGGCCGTCCGCGTCGGGACCGTTCGGGTCGCCCGGCCGGTTCCTCCTCGTCCGACTCCTCGCGCGGTGGCTCAGCCGGCGGCGGTCGTGGCGGCCGTGACGGCGGCAATGGCCGCGACGGTGCATCTCGTTCCTCTCAGGGTGAGCGCTCCGGCGCCGCACGCAACAGCTCTGCGCAAGGCGGCCGTGGCCGTTCCGCACAGGGTGAGCGTTCGGCATCCGGCTCGCAGGGCGGCCGCTCCGGCGGCCTCCAGGTCGGCAGCCTCGTGCGCGGATCGGCGCAGGGCCGCGGCCCGCGTCGCGCACAGGGCTAG
- a CDS encoding OsmC family protein: MSVDAAVLTEPVPSAVPSITPEARQERLTAVATNWVGTLKEQPAKAQLVFSAQGEGVGSVGTTIRTGKHSFQIDEPAGLGGDNAAPNPVEVALAAIISCQVVTYRVWALNLGIVLDTIEASAEGDLDVHGFFGLDESVRPGFTAVRVTVNVSGPETEARYRELHAAVDAHCPVLDLFANPTPVQTTLIVD, from the coding sequence ATGAGCGTCGATGCCGCTGTTCTGACCGAGCCTGTTCCGTCCGCCGTCCCGTCGATCACGCCAGAGGCGCGCCAGGAGCGCCTCACCGCCGTCGCCACCAACTGGGTCGGCACGCTGAAGGAGCAGCCGGCGAAGGCGCAGCTCGTCTTCAGTGCACAGGGCGAGGGCGTTGGCTCGGTCGGCACGACCATCCGCACCGGCAAGCACAGCTTCCAGATCGACGAGCCGGCCGGGCTCGGCGGCGACAACGCGGCGCCCAACCCCGTCGAGGTGGCGCTCGCCGCGATCATCTCCTGCCAGGTCGTGACGTACCGCGTCTGGGCACTGAACCTCGGCATCGTGCTCGACACGATCGAGGCCAGCGCGGAGGGCGACCTCGACGTGCACGGCTTCTTCGGCCTCGACGAGTCCGTGCGTCCTGGCTTCACCGCCGTGCGGGTGACCGTCAACGTGAGCGGACCGGAGACGGAGGCGCGCTACCGCGAGCTGCACGCCGCCGTCGACGCGCACTGCCCCGTGCTCGACCTGTTCGCCAACCCGACCCCGGTGCAGACGACCCTCATCGTCGACTAG
- a CDS encoding HelD family protein, with the protein MPSSELERERAVIASFYRRLDQLRAEVEARLGAVQRGNVGSNHQARSERDSFARLHEDNLAQLNEVDARIAFGRLQVAADEPGRDSDEIHYIGRIGLRDTDQSTMLLDWRAPQAGAFYQATAAHPLGVRARRHLTMRERELTRIDDEVLDATLLDELRGAPSGAADIAAHGSAAASGTLQGEGALLAALTAERTGHMHDIVATIQGEQDRIIRSEMRGALVVQGGPGTGKTAVALHRAAFLIYANRERLKSAGVLVVGPSAAFVRYIEAVLPSLGETGVVMRTLGSLFPGVEADADDRAEVAALKGRLEMSGLLARAVRSRQRVPAEAQQITLNGDTLTVQPALIENAIHRAQRTGKPHNVARVTFVKHAIAELANQLATQLAAAGATIDDSDVAALREDLRESYEVRVLLNTAWLPLTPEKLLGDLYARPEWLAELTPRWTPERRALLARERSAPMTVSDVALLDEAAELLGDMPARRSAADRERERQREADIENARAAIRNMGVEGMVSAEALADGFAERGERMTVAERAASDRSWTYGHVVVDEAQELSPMQWRLLVRKSPMRSFTIVGDIAQVSSPAGARSWTEALNAGFGDRWRLEELSVNYRTPAQIARAAESFAGHAKLPITPARAVREGDWPIHTVLAASDLADAVLDTVQLLLADAGNLAVIVPAESVDDIADTLRAALDGEAGSVAATGGAGRGAPGGVSTRGIVGRGAAGLELPLAVLTAREAKGLEFDAVLIVDPRGIVAETPRGAAALYVAATRPTQRLAMVYPRGESALTGFAETPTLF; encoded by the coding sequence GTGCCGTCATCGGAACTCGAACGGGAACGCGCTGTCATCGCGTCGTTTTACCGTCGTCTTGACCAGTTGCGCGCCGAAGTCGAGGCGCGCCTCGGCGCCGTGCAGCGCGGCAATGTCGGCAGCAACCACCAGGCGCGCAGCGAACGCGACTCCTTCGCCCGCCTGCACGAAGACAACCTCGCCCAGCTGAACGAGGTCGACGCCCGTATCGCCTTCGGGCGCTTGCAGGTGGCCGCCGACGAGCCCGGCCGCGACTCAGACGAGATCCATTACATCGGACGGATCGGCCTGCGCGACACCGACCAGTCCACGATGCTGCTTGACTGGCGTGCCCCACAGGCCGGTGCCTTCTACCAGGCGACCGCCGCGCACCCCCTCGGCGTGCGGGCCAGGCGCCACCTCACGATGCGCGAGCGCGAGCTCACCCGCATCGACGACGAGGTGCTCGACGCCACGCTGCTCGACGAGCTGCGCGGTGCGCCGTCGGGCGCGGCCGACATCGCCGCACACGGCAGCGCAGCGGCATCCGGAACCCTGCAGGGCGAGGGTGCGCTCCTCGCCGCCCTCACCGCAGAGCGCACCGGCCACATGCACGACATCGTCGCCACCATCCAGGGCGAGCAGGACCGCATCATCCGCTCCGAAATGCGCGGCGCCCTGGTGGTGCAGGGCGGGCCGGGCACGGGCAAGACGGCCGTCGCGCTGCACCGCGCGGCCTTCCTGATCTACGCCAACCGCGAGCGCCTCAAATCGGCCGGTGTGCTCGTCGTCGGCCCGAGCGCCGCCTTCGTGCGCTACATCGAGGCCGTGCTGCCATCGCTCGGCGAGACGGGCGTCGTCATGCGCACGCTCGGCTCGCTCTTCCCCGGCGTCGAGGCCGACGCCGACGACCGGGCAGAGGTCGCCGCGCTCAAGGGCCGGCTCGAGATGAGCGGTCTGCTCGCCCGGGCCGTGCGCTCGCGCCAGCGCGTTCCCGCCGAGGCGCAGCAGATCACGCTGAACGGCGACACGCTCACCGTGCAGCCGGCGCTGATCGAGAACGCGATCCACCGCGCCCAGCGCACGGGCAAGCCGCACAACGTCGCCCGCGTCACCTTTGTCAAGCACGCCATCGCCGAGCTGGCCAACCAGTTGGCGACCCAACTGGCCGCGGCGGGGGCGACGATCGACGACTCCGATGTCGCCGCACTCCGCGAGGACCTCCGCGAGAGCTACGAGGTGCGGGTGCTGCTCAACACGGCCTGGCTGCCGCTCACTCCGGAGAAGCTGCTCGGCGACCTCTACGCGCGGCCGGAGTGGCTGGCCGAGCTGACCCCGCGCTGGACTCCAGAGCGGCGCGCGCTCCTCGCCCGCGAGCGCAGCGCGCCGATGACCGTGAGCGACGTCGCGCTGCTGGATGAGGCAGCCGAGCTGCTCGGTGACATGCCGGCCCGCCGCAGCGCCGCCGACCGCGAGCGTGAGCGTCAGCGCGAGGCCGACATCGAGAACGCCCGCGCAGCCATTCGCAACATGGGCGTCGAGGGCATGGTCAGCGCCGAGGCGCTCGCCGACGGTTTCGCCGAACGCGGCGAGCGGATGACCGTCGCGGAGCGGGCGGCATCCGATCGCAGCTGGACATACGGTCACGTCGTCGTCGACGAGGCGCAGGAGCTCTCGCCGATGCAGTGGCGCCTGCTCGTGCGCAAGTCGCCGATGCGCTCGTTCACGATCGTCGGCGACATCGCCCAGGTGAGCTCGCCGGCAGGCGCCCGCAGCTGGACCGAGGCGCTGAACGCCGGATTCGGCGACCGCTGGCGGCTCGAGGAGCTGAGCGTGAACTACCGCACGCCGGCTCAGATCGCCAGGGCGGCCGAGTCGTTCGCCGGACATGCCAAGCTGCCCATCACGCCGGCACGTGCCGTGCGTGAGGGCGACTGGCCGATCCACACCGTGCTCGCAGCCAGTGACCTCGCGGACGCCGTGCTCGACACCGTGCAGCTGCTGCTGGCGGATGCCGGCAACCTCGCCGTGATCGTGCCGGCGGAGTCCGTCGACGACATCGCCGACACCCTGCGCGCGGCGCTGGACGGTGAGGCCGGCAGCGTGGCTGCCACCGGTGGGGCAGGCCGAGGCGCGCCGGGCGGCGTCTCCACGCGCGGCATCGTCGGCAGGGGAGCGGCCGGCCTGGAACTGCCGCTCGCTGTGCTCACAGCCCGCGAGGCGAAGGGGCTGGAGTTCGACGCCGTGCTCATCGTCGACCCGCGTGGAATCGTCGCAGAGACGCCGCGCGGTGCAGCCGCGCTCTACGTTGCCGCGACACGGCCGACGCAACGGTTGGCGATGGTGTACCCGCGCGGCGAGAGCGCGCTCACGGGCTTCGCGGAGACGCCGACACTTTTTTGA
- a CDS encoding EVE domain-containing protein, with translation MAIRYWLGVVQRDHVLRGVELGIAQLNHGSKQAVSQLREADGLIYYSPRVSWPDGAPLREFTAIGRVADDTVFQDGDGAVMTNAFGEPYRPWRRRVDYDRFAVPTSVRPLIPVLDFTSASPNWGFQLRRGLIELSRNDFETIKAQMRAVL, from the coding sequence ATGGCGATTCGGTACTGGCTCGGGGTTGTGCAGCGCGATCACGTGCTGCGCGGCGTCGAGCTCGGGATCGCACAGCTCAACCACGGCTCGAAGCAGGCCGTCTCGCAGCTGCGTGAGGCCGACGGGCTGATCTACTACTCACCACGGGTGAGCTGGCCGGACGGGGCGCCACTGCGGGAGTTCACCGCGATCGGGCGGGTGGCAGACGACACCGTGTTCCAGGACGGCGATGGCGCGGTCATGACCAACGCGTTCGGCGAGCCGTACCGGCCGTGGCGGAGGCGCGTCGACTACGACCGGTTCGCGGTGCCGACATCCGTTCGTCCGCTCATTCCGGTGCTCGACTTCACCTCGGCGTCGCCGAATTGGGGGTTCCAACTGCGCCGCGGCCTCATCGAGTTGAGCAGGAACGACTTCGAGACCATCAAGGCCCAAATGCGGGCCGTACTGTAG